The proteins below come from a single Brachyspira hampsonii genomic window:
- the hpf gene encoding ribosome hibernation-promoting factor, HPF/YfiA family, with the protein MHQNIIGKNVRITKNVREHIANKMQNIKIHADRIIDANIICDYMHGEYTVQGTIAFGKKVFHDKEKENDLYVAIDAMFQKIEREIRKSKERNIDRSQRAVVDKSVQAEEDDNSYSINSVGIYEKPLDELDAILHFNSDKKPYMAYLPIKQGEDLFSIKIGKFPVFLFKGNDNKVFEVYNNNEEYWNIDEVSVTPDNHIDASKSENYLIKEYNVSEAVNYLTENTDKKFVVYISSITEQAEALYKESDNSFVLIRMFDI; encoded by the coding sequence ATGCATCAAAATATTATTGGAAAGAATGTTAGAATTACTAAAAATGTTAGGGAACATATAGCGAATAAGATGCAAAATATCAAAATACATGCAGACAGAATAATAGATGCCAATATTATTTGCGACTATATGCATGGTGAATATACTGTACAGGGAACTATAGCTTTTGGTAAAAAAGTATTTCATGATAAAGAAAAAGAAAACGATTTGTATGTAGCAATAGATGCTATGTTTCAAAAGATAGAAAGAGAAATAAGAAAATCTAAAGAAAGAAATATAGACAGAAGTCAAAGAGCTGTTGTAGATAAATCAGTTCAGGCAGAAGAAGATGACAATTCTTATTCAATCAATTCTGTTGGAATATATGAAAAGCCTTTAGATGAGCTGGATGCTATATTGCACTTTAATAGCGATAAAAAACCTTATATGGCTTATTTACCTATTAAACAAGGAGAAGATTTATTCAGTATAAAAATAGGAAAATTTCCTGTATTCTTATTTAAAGGCAATGATAATAAAGTCTTTGAAGTATATAACAATAATGAAGAATATTGGAATATAGATGAAGTCAGCGTAACACCTGACAATCACATAGATGCAAGCAAAAGCGAAAACTATTTGATAAAAGAATATAATGTGAGTGAAGCTGTAAATTATCTTACAGAAAACACTGATAAAAAATTTGTTGTTTATATCAGCAGCATAACAGAACAGGCAGAGGCTTTGTATAAAGAATCTGATAATTCATTTGTTCTAATAAGAATGTTTGATATTTAA
- a CDS encoding PTS sugar transporter subunit IIA — translation MSLIDYINKDSIMIDVQETDKERLLSKMVERLDECKLLVNKNDAEHAIMAREQLMSTGVGNGIAIPHAKTDAVENIVLSVATVKNGINYKSVDKKKVFAVFMLLAPKTSASENLKVLTAIAKILRDNPHFLEKLINVEKPEEIMELIAKEEMKI, via the coding sequence ATGAGTTTAATAGATTATATCAATAAAGATTCTATAATGATAGATGTTCAGGAAACGGATAAAGAGCGTCTTCTCTCTAAAATGGTTGAGCGACTAGATGAATGCAAATTACTTGTCAATAAAAATGATGCTGAACATGCTATTATGGCTAGAGAACAATTAATGAGTACGGGTGTAGGAAACGGTATAGCAATACCTCATGCCAAAACTGATGCTGTAGAAAATATTGTACTTAGTGTAGCAACTGTAAAAAATGGAATCAATTATAAATCTGTAGATAAGAAAAAAGTATTTGCAGTTTTTATGCTTCTAGCCCCAAAAACTTCAGCTAGTGAAAATTTAAAAGTGCTTACCGCAATAGCAAAAATACTAAGAGATAATCCTCATTTCTTGGAAAAACTTATCAATGTTGAAAAACCGGAAGAAATTATGGAACTCATCGCTAAAGAGGAAATGAAAATATAA
- the hprK gene encoding HPr(Ser) kinase/phosphatase: protein MPKITVSKFFELNEAKNNALKIRRLTGLIGMENDILGYDINRPGMALFKYFRDFAYERIQILGKGEANYILTLDEENKIDVFEEMLSYQIPICIFTYNINPPESFLEIAKKNNICVIISELKTSDMIRGIESLIEEEFLESFTIHGGLVEVFGVGVLILGKSGVGKSEATLELISKGHRLISDDIVEFKKLKDGRIIGRKNEYIKHNMEVRGIGVVDISRLSGMSAIRDKKRLDLIIELEHWKDDEQYDRMGLFDKTYNILNTEVPYQKIPVRSGRNVCILIETAAKNYRLKQMGYNSAKELDKALIAQIEKKKPGIANNY from the coding sequence ATGCCTAAAATAACAGTATCTAAATTCTTTGAACTTAATGAAGCCAAAAATAATGCCCTAAAAATAAGACGCTTAACAGGTCTTATAGGAATGGAAAATGATATACTAGGCTATGATATAAATAGACCGGGTATGGCATTATTTAAGTATTTCAGAGATTTTGCATACGAAAGAATACAAATACTAGGAAAAGGCGAAGCTAATTATATTCTAACTTTAGATGAAGAAAATAAAATAGATGTATTTGAAGAAATGCTTAGTTATCAAATACCTATATGCATATTCACTTACAATATAAATCCTCCTGAATCATTCTTGGAAATAGCTAAAAAAAATAATATCTGCGTAATAATAAGTGAATTAAAAACATCTGATATGATTAGGGGAATAGAATCCCTAATAGAGGAAGAATTCCTTGAATCTTTCACTATACATGGAGGATTAGTAGAGGTTTTTGGTGTTGGAGTTTTAATTTTAGGTAAAAGCGGCGTAGGAAAAAGCGAAGCCACTTTAGAGCTTATATCAAAAGGACATAGGCTTATATCTGATGATATAGTTGAATTTAAAAAATTAAAAGACGGCAGAATAATAGGAAGAAAGAACGAATATATAAAGCATAATATGGAAGTTAGAGGAATCGGTGTAGTTGATATAAGCAGGCTTTCAGGTATGAGTGCCATTAGAGATAAAAAAAGACTTGATTTAATTATAGAACTAGAACATTGGAAAGATGATGAACAATATGACAGAATGGGATTATTTGACAAAACTTATAATATATTAAATACCGAAGTGCCTTATCAAAAAATACCTGTTCGTTCCGGAAGAAATGTATGCATATTGATAGAAACCGCCGCCAAAAATTACAGATTAAAACAGATGGGATATAACAGTGCTAAAGAATTAGACAAAGCATTAATAGCTCAAATAGAAAAGAAAAAACCAGGTATAGCAAATAATTATTGA
- a CDS encoding septation ring formation regulator EzrA, with translation MNEKKQNIDKKEKKTYSIGSLFIVIILFVIVISIFTFARNVKANEILAELSKLDNEIERLEKEVKVLSAEEAEYSSPNRFIETAIINGFTSVSGDNNDILYLKIEDENNNQ, from the coding sequence ATGAATGAGAAGAAGCAAAATATAGATAAAAAAGAAAAAAAAACATATTCTATAGGATCTCTTTTTATAGTTATAATATTATTCGTGATAGTAATCAGTATTTTTACATTTGCAAGAAATGTTAAAGCCAATGAAATACTTGCAGAATTATCAAAACTAGATAATGAAATAGAGCGTTTAGAAAAAGAGGTTAAGGTGCTTAGTGCTGAGGAAGCAGAATATTCATCTCCTAATAGATTTATAGAAACAGCTATAATAAATGGATTTACATCTGTAAGCGGTGATAATAATGATATACTTTATTTAAAAATAGAAGATGAAAATAATAATCAATAA
- the rsmH gene encoding 16S rRNA (cytosine(1402)-N(4))-methyltransferase RsmH — translation MDDNIELDIVHTPVMLKEVLSFIPDNAEIAVDATLGEGGHTKAMLDLNLEVHSFERDSAILEIAKKRLKNYDKFHYYNNTYDKMMEELDDSVIGNVDFMLYDLGVSLFHFKKAERGFSFKDNVRLDMRLGLNDKSAYDIINGYSEGELERIFRDYGEISNAKKMVNIIVKERNRRKIETSRELENIIFHNTDKSQRYGKIHPATLVFQAIRIEVNDELNILEKSILNIPSILKKNGVVVVMSYHSLEDRIIKKFFKENEKTKNKDGIFKLLINKVKLPTNEEIKSNPASRSAKMRIAQKV, via the coding sequence ATGGATGATAATATTGAACTAGATATAGTGCATACACCTGTTATGCTTAAAGAAGTGCTTAGCTTCATACCAGATAATGCGGAAATAGCTGTTGATGCCACATTAGGTGAGGGCGGACATACTAAGGCAATGCTTGATTTAAATCTTGAAGTGCATAGTTTTGAAAGGGATTCAGCCATTCTTGAAATAGCTAAAAAAAGACTTAAAAATTATGATAAGTTTCATTATTATAATAATACTTATGATAAGATGATGGAAGAGTTAGATGATAGTGTAATTGGTAATGTTGATTTTATGCTTTATGATTTAGGGGTATCTTTATTTCATTTTAAGAAAGCTGAGAGAGGTTTTTCTTTTAAAGATAATGTAAGACTTGATATGAGGCTAGGACTTAATGATAAAAGTGCTTATGATATTATAAACGGATACAGTGAAGGAGAATTAGAGAGAATATTTAGAGACTATGGAGAAATTAGTAATGCTAAGAAAATGGTAAATATCATAGTAAAAGAAAGAAATAGAAGAAAAATAGAAACTTCAAGAGAATTAGAAAATATTATATTTCATAATACCGATAAATCACAAAGATACGGAAAAATTCATCCGGCAACTTTAGTTTTTCAGGCTATAAGGATAGAAGTTAATGATGAGCTTAATATACTTGAAAAATCAATATTAAATATACCTTCTATACTCAAAAAAAATGGTGTAGTTGTAGTTATGAGTTATCATTCTTTAGAAGATAGAATAATAAAAAAATTTTTTAAAGAAAATGAGAAGACTAAGAATAAAGACGGTATATTTAAACTTCTAATTAATAAAGTGAAACTTCCGACAAATGAAGAAATAAAATCTAATCCTGCAAGCAGAAGTGCTAAGATGAGAATAGCTCAAAAGGTATAA
- a CDS encoding HdeD family acid-resistance protein, whose translation MGKLGRALWLIFGILLIISGIATLFNPIETVLILAYTIGFLTIFSGISAIFYFFSLKHKSGSSLILLDGIISAICGIIIISNLQISGAFIPYMVAFFVIVRGVVAISSSIELKNLGYNQWGLSILSGILTLIAGIILTLNPLLGAVYVSVIIGLSLILYGIITLQLWFAFGKFFKI comes from the coding sequence ATGGGAAAATTGGGAAGAGCTTTATGGTTAATTTTTGGTATTCTATTGATAATATCAGGTATAGCAACATTATTTAATCCAATAGAAACAGTTTTAATATTGGCTTATACAATAGGATTTTTAACAATATTCTCTGGAATAAGTGCTATATTCTATTTCTTTAGTTTAAAACATAAATCAGGTTCAAGTTTAATTCTGCTAGATGGTATAATATCAGCGATATGCGGTATTATAATTATTTCCAATTTACAAATAAGCGGTGCATTTATACCATATATGGTTGCTTTCTTTGTAATAGTAAGAGGGGTTGTTGCTATATCTTCTTCTATTGAGCTTAAAAATTTAGGATATAATCAATGGGGACTTTCAATATTAAGCGGAATACTTACTTTGATTGCAGGAATTATTTTAACTTTAAATCCTCTACTCGGTGCTGTTTATGTTAGTGTTATAATCGGATTATCTTTAATATTATATGGTATAATAACATTACAATTATGGTTTGCTTTCGGCAAATTCTTTAAAATATAA
- a CDS encoding (2Fe-2S)-binding protein: protein MFEKNLNSTICFCKNIKYKEVIDAIKENNYTTLEEVMHHTKAGITCWSCRGDIKDLLEEYKKTGNIKSVKDK from the coding sequence ATGTTTGAAAAGAATTTGAACAGCACTATATGCTTTTGTAAAAATATAAAATATAAAGAAGTAATCGATGCAATTAAAGAAAATAATTATACAACATTAGAAGAGGTTATGCATCATACAAAGGCAGGAATTACCTGTTGGAGCTGCCGCGGAGATATAAAAGATTTATTAGAAGAATATAAAAAAACAGGAAATATAAAAAGTGTAAAAGATAAATAA
- a CDS encoding (2Fe-2S)-binding protein: MINNDFICKCKELSIEEIKYLEKEHNIKTLKELVKHTKAGTECGGCRNKLKEMFKFNLK, encoded by the coding sequence TTGATAAATAATGATTTTATATGTAAATGTAAAGAACTTTCTATTGAAGAAATAAAGTATTTAGAAAAAGAGCATAACATAAAAACATTAAAAGAACTTGTAAAACATACTAAAGCCGGAACAGAATGCGGAGGATGCAGAAATAAATTGAAAGAAATGTTTAAGTTCAATTTAAAGTAA
- a CDS encoding transketolase family protein, whose product MEKKAIRNAYGEALKRLGEINKNVVVLDADLSGSTMTKLFKSAFPDRFFNMGIAEQNMMGAAAGFAIEGKIPFASTFAMFGAGRAFEIIRNSICYPKLNVKVAVTHAGISVGEDGASHQSIEDISLMRSIPNMTVIVPCDAVEAEKAVFAAAEYDGPCYLRMARPATSIITNQDTPFKIGKANVLREGKDVCIFACGILVPEALEAAQMAEKDGISVTVVDIHTIKPIDREIIVEMAKKHKKLISAEEHSIIGGLGSAISEVLTDEYPAKLIRVGMKDVFGESGTVEELINKYGLNAKAIYDIIK is encoded by the coding sequence ATGGAAAAAAAGGCAATAAGAAATGCTTATGGAGAGGCTTTAAAGCGTCTAGGTGAAATAAATAAAAATGTTGTAGTTTTAGATGCAGATTTATCCGGATCTACTATGACTAAACTTTTTAAATCTGCTTTCCCTGATAGATTTTTTAATATGGGAATAGCTGAACAAAATATGATGGGAGCAGCTGCAGGATTTGCCATTGAAGGTAAAATCCCTTTTGCTTCTACTTTTGCTATGTTCGGTGCGGGAAGAGCTTTTGAAATTATTAGGAATTCTATTTGCTATCCTAAATTAAATGTTAAAGTGGCTGTTACTCATGCTGGTATATCTGTAGGCGAAGATGGTGCTAGTCATCAAAGTATTGAAGATATATCTTTAATGCGTTCTATACCAAATATGACAGTAATTGTGCCTTGTGATGCAGTTGAAGCAGAAAAAGCTGTATTTGCTGCTGCTGAATATGATGGTCCATGCTATTTAAGAATGGCAAGACCTGCTACTAGTATAATAACAAATCAGGATACTCCGTTTAAAATAGGAAAAGCTAATGTACTTAGAGAAGGCAAAGATGTATGTATATTTGCCTGCGGAATATTGGTTCCGGAAGCTCTAGAAGCTGCTCAAATGGCTGAGAAAGACGGAATATCTGTAACAGTTGTAGATATTCATACTATAAAACCAATAGACAGAGAAATTATTGTAGAAATGGCTAAAAAGCATAAGAAACTTATTAGTGCTGAAGAGCATTCTATAATAGGAGGACTTGGTTCTGCTATATCTGAAGTTTTGACAGATGAATATCCTGCTAAACTTATAAGAGTTGGTATGAAAGATGTTTTCGGAGAATCAGGAACAGTTGAAGAACTTATTAATAAATATGGTCTTAATGCAAAGGCTATTTATGATATTATTAAATAA
- a CDS encoding transketolase, translating into MSSLNTQIRKDIVSMVYNANSGHIGGSLSLVEIMHTLYFKIMNIDPKNPKMDGRDIFIMSKGHASAVLYSTLAHRGFFPTDELLTYRKLGSRLQGHPSKKNLDCIEASTGSLGQGVCIALGAALGYKLDKKDARVFVVAGDGEAQEGTFWESAMAAANYKLDNYTLIIDNNGLQIDGKNDDVMSLGDLEAKMKAFGFETYVVDGHNEKELEEVFGKKVSGKPKCVIAKTVKGKGVSFMENAVGWHGKAPNKEEYEKAMEELNKLD; encoded by the coding sequence ATGTCTTCTTTAAATACTCAAATAAGAAAAGATATAGTAAGTATGGTTTATAACGCCAATTCAGGACATATAGGCGGTTCTTTATCATTGGTAGAAATAATGCATACACTATATTTTAAGATTATGAATATCGATCCTAAGAATCCAAAAATGGACGGCAGGGATATATTTATTATGTCTAAAGGACATGCTTCTGCTGTACTCTATTCTACATTAGCTCATAGAGGTTTTTTTCCAACCGATGAGCTTTTAACTTACAGGAAATTAGGATCAAGACTTCAGGGGCATCCTTCTAAGAAGAATTTAGATTGTATTGAGGCTTCTACAGGTTCTTTGGGGCAGGGTGTTTGTATAGCTTTAGGTGCTGCTTTAGGCTATAAACTAGATAAAAAAGATGCCAGAGTGTTTGTTGTAGCCGGAGACGGAGAAGCTCAGGAAGGTACTTTCTGGGAATCTGCTATGGCTGCTGCAAATTATAAATTGGATAATTATACTCTTATAATAGACAATAATGGATTGCAGATAGATGGTAAAAATGATGATGTTATGAGTTTGGGTGATTTAGAAGCTAAAATGAAAGCATTCGGTTTTGAGACTTATGTTGTTGATGGACATAATGAAAAAGAACTTGAGGAAGTATTTGGTAAAAAAGTATCAGGAAAGCCTAAATGTGTGATTGCAAAAACAGTTAAAGGTAAGGGAGTTTCTTTTATGGAAAATGCTGTAGGATGGCATGGAAAAGCTCCTAATAAAGAAGAATATGAAAAGGCTATGGAAGAGTTAAATAAACTTGATTAA
- a CDS encoding GIY-YIG nuclease family protein yields MEDNKSYYVYIILCENNSYYTGITNDLINRFNKHAKGRGANYTKFRKPLKYLSAWKTGSVNIALSIEHYIKSVDKKLKTIFIENNRLLKSYYIKEMKNKKKDFNISIRSISKKDIEHINNILHNK; encoded by the coding sequence ATGGAAGATAATAAAAGTTATTATGTTTATATAATACTTTGTGAAAATAATTCATACTATACAGGCATTACTAATGATCTTATAAATAGATTCAATAAGCATGCAAAGGGTAGGGGAGCTAATTATACAAAATTTCGTAAGCCGTTAAAATATTTATCAGCTTGGAAAACCGGGAGTGTTAATATAGCTTTAAGTATTGAACATTATATAAAAAGTGTGGATAAAAAACTAAAAACTATATTTATAGAGAATAATAGGCTTCTTAAAAGTTATTATATAAAAGAGATGAAAAATAAAAAGAAAGATTTTAATATAAGTATTAGAAGTATTAGTAAAAAAGATATAGAACATATAAATAATATACTGCATAATAAATAA
- a CDS encoding cytidylyltransferase domain-containing protein — MKKIVIILASRLGSTRLPKKALKPIANCDSMLELIIKRLRSSKRADDVVVATEEKSYEAFKNIFDKLKCSYFIGSEEDVLNRYRKAAEEFNSDIVVRATGDNPLVGIKALDMIIDYHIEKNADLSHYDLLPYGSGVEVISYEALKIADDNSKDSFEHEHITQYHYRNPDKFKIENPKVKEEFAMPELRTTVDTIEDYNNVCKIFEKYNNDIYIDVDTIISDIRNGR, encoded by the coding sequence ATGAAAAAAATAGTTATTATACTTGCTTCAAGATTGGGTTCTACAAGACTTCCTAAAAAAGCATTAAAACCTATTGCTAATTGCGATAGTATGCTTGAGCTTATTATTAAAAGATTAAGAAGTTCTAAAAGAGCTGATGATGTAGTTGTGGCTACTGAAGAAAAATCTTATGAAGCTTTTAAAAATATATTTGATAAATTGAAATGCAGTTATTTTATAGGAAGTGAAGAAGATGTGCTTAACAGATATAGAAAAGCCGCTGAAGAGTTTAATTCTGATATAGTTGTTCGTGCTACAGGTGATAATCCTTTAGTTGGCATTAAAGCATTGGATATGATTATAGATTATCATATAGAAAAGAATGCTGATTTGAGTCATTATGATTTACTTCCTTACGGCAGCGGTGTGGAAGTGATAAGTTATGAGGCATTAAAAATAGCTGATGATAATTCTAAAGACAGCTTTGAACATGAACATATCACACAGTATCATTATAGGAATCCTGATAAATTTAAAATAGAAAATCCTAAAGTTAAAGAGGAATTTGCTATGCCGGAACTTAGAACTACAGTTGATACAATAGAAGATTATAATAATGTATGTAAGATTTTTGAAAAATATAATAATGACATATATATAGATGTTGATACTATAATAAGTGATATAAGAAATGGAAGATAA
- the kdsA gene encoding 3-deoxy-8-phosphooctulonate synthase — MIFDYKGITNKNKDLIFVAGPCVIESEEMTMTIAKKLKEIKDKLNIQLVFKGSFDKANRTSLSSFRGLGMKEGLQILQNVGKEFNFLTLTDIHVPTDAEEAAKYVDFLQIPAFLCRQTDMLRAACETGKAVNVKKGQFISGYDCKYIADKCTDAINENRLFLCERGTMFGYGNLIVDMKNLEIMKNYAPVMYDATHSLQMPSANNGQSGGAREFIPAILKSAVALGIDAVFMEVHPNPDKSPSDSGTIFDLSKVEELWAQVIKINNLVKSL; from the coding sequence ATGATTTTTGATTATAAAGGTATTACTAATAAAAATAAAGATTTAATATTTGTTGCAGGTCCTTGTGTAATAGAAAGCGAAGAAATGACAATGACTATAGCAAAAAAATTAAAGGAAATAAAAGATAAATTAAATATACAATTAGTTTTTAAAGGAAGTTTCGATAAGGCAAACAGAACATCTCTTTCATCTTTCAGAGGTCTTGGAATGAAAGAGGGACTTCAAATACTTCAGAATGTAGGTAAAGAATTTAATTTTCTAACTTTAACAGATATACATGTACCTACTGATGCTGAAGAAGCTGCTAAATATGTTGACTTTTTACAGATACCAGCTTTTTTATGCAGGCAAACTGATATGCTTAGGGCGGCATGCGAAACAGGAAAAGCGGTTAATGTTAAGAAAGGACAATTTATAAGCGGTTATGACTGTAAATATATAGCTGATAAATGTACTGATGCTATCAATGAAAACAGATTATTTTTATGTGAAAGAGGTACTATGTTTGGATATGGTAATTTAATAGTTGATATGAAGAACTTAGAAATAATGAAAAATTATGCACCTGTTATGTATGATGCTACACATTCTCTTCAAATGCCGTCTGCCAATAATGGACAGTCTGGAGGGGCTAGAGAGTTTATACCTGCTATATTGAAATCAGCTGTTGCTTTGGGAATAGATGCTGTATTTATGGAGGTGCATCCTAATCCTGATAAAAGTCCTTCAGATTCAGGTACTATATTTGATTTGAGTAAGGTTGAAGAGTTATGGGCTCAGGTTATAAAAATTAATAATTTGGTTAAGAGTTTGTAA
- a CDS encoding restriction endonuclease subunit S, translated as MSSNKLQLPIGWKECKLNNICSIIGDGLHGTPKYNDDGEYYFINGNNLMNGKIVFKNDSKKVDEAEYNKYKKILNDTTIFLSINGTIGSTALYNNEKVVLGKSVCYLNINPNNDRKFLKYLLDSQKFQNYIYNYSTGTTIKNVSLKLIREYNCVIPPLEEQKRISEILSLCDDVIENLNKLIEKKEQYKKGVMQRVLSGKVRFNGFTDEWKEIKISDLVEKNIIFIEKGKNINKNKILSGDIPVIAGGKIPAYYHSEYTHDFPCITISASGAYSGYVWLHNDKIWASDCNVLYTENKKYNIKFLFYYLSYIQELIYYMQTGGAQPHIYAKDIITLKVPSISIKEQEKIAGFLSVIDDEIENIKKQLDLRKEQKKGIMQRLLTGEVRI; from the coding sequence ATGAGCAGTAACAAATTACAATTACCGATAGGCTGGAAGGAATGCAAATTGAATAATATATGTTCTATAATAGGGGATGGATTGCATGGAACACCAAAATATAATGATGATGGTGAATATTATTTTATAAATGGAAATAATTTAATGAATGGAAAAATAGTTTTTAAAAATGATTCAAAAAAAGTAGATGAAGCTGAATATAATAAATATAAAAAAATATTAAATGATACAACAATATTTTTATCTATTAATGGCACAATAGGAAGTACGGCATTATATAATAATGAAAAAGTAGTATTAGGAAAAAGCGTATGTTATTTGAATATAAATCCAAATAATGATAGAAAATTTTTAAAATATTTATTAGACTCTCAAAAATTTCAAAATTATATATATAACTATTCTACAGGTACAACTATAAAAAATGTATCTTTAAAATTAATAAGAGAATATAATTGTGTTATACCTCCTTTGGAAGAACAAAAAAGAATATCAGAAATTTTGTCTTTATGTGATGATGTGATAGAGAATCTTAATAAATTAATAGAGAAAAAAGAGCAGTATAAGAAAGGTGTAATGCAAAGAGTGTTAAGCGGCAAAGTCAGATTTAATGGATTTACTGATGAGTGGAAAGAGATAAAAATATCTGATTTAGTAGAAAAAAATATTATTTTTATAGAAAAAGGAAAAAATATAAATAAAAATAAAATATTATCCGGAGATATTCCTGTTATAGCAGGCGGTAAAATTCCTGCATATTATCATAGCGAGTATACACATGATTTTCCTTGTATAACTATCAGTGCATCAGGAGCTTATTCTGGTTATGTTTGGCTTCATAATGATAAAATTTGGGCTTCGGACTGCAATGTTTTATATACTGAAAATAAAAAATATAATATTAAATTTTTATTTTATTATTTAAGTTATATACAAGAATTAATATATTATATGCAGACAGGCGGAGCACAGCCTCATATATATGCTAAGGATATAATTACTTTAAAAGTACCAAGTATAAGTATTAAAGAACAGGAAAAAATTGCAGGTTTTCTTTCAGTTATAGATGATGAAATTGAAAATATTAAAAAGCAGTTGGATTTGAGAAAGGAGCAGAAGAAAGGTATTATGCAGAGGCTTTTAACAGGTGAAGTGAGGATTTAA
- a CDS encoding GNAT family N-acetyltransferase — translation MIKLIEMKENLQNKDFYKQLYEYSFPPEERWNFEMTLENKDNHNYKFYSILDDDIPIGLTMLWNLEDFNYGEYLAIDKNLRGKKYGSQVLTKILDMMNSKLIVIEVEPYDLNETAKKRIEWYKRFGLILADYDYDMPCIDENQKISSIKMKIMTSRKLQDKNEHDNIIKIIYNKVYKPRLDELDKWK, via the coding sequence ATGATTAAATTAATTGAAATGAAAGAAAATTTACAAAACAAAGATTTTTACAAACAATTATATGAATATTCTTTTCCTCCTGAAGAAAGATGGAATTTTGAAATGACTTTAGAAAACAAAGATAATCATAATTATAAATTTTATTCTATATTAGATGATGATATTCCTATAGGATTAACTATGCTTTGGAATTTAGAAGATTTCAATTACGGAGAATATTTAGCTATAGATAAAAATTTAAGAGGTAAAAAATACGGTTCTCAAGTGCTTACTAAAATACTAGATATGATGAACAGCAAATTAATAGTTATAGAAGTAGAACCTTATGATTTAAATGAAACAGCCAAAAAGCGTATAGAATGGTATAAAAGATTCGGACTTATACTTGCAGATTATGATTATGATATGCCTTGCATAGATGAAAATCAAAAAATATCAAGTATAAAAATGAAAATAATGACAAGCAGAAAATTACAAGATAAAAATGAACATGACAATATAATAAAAATAATATATAATAAAGTATACAAACCTAGATTAGATGAATTAGATAAATGGAAATAA
- a CDS encoding GNAT family N-acetyltransferase, protein MEIKLIESINYSNYSEEIIKDSFNIRENWSLKESLNNQKLKKNLYEIKKDDIHIGVCLCWILEEFLYIEYFAIEKKYRSLGYGSYALKELMKMYSNIIVEVVPENTNDLAYRRVNWYRSLGFYLYNDTYPYPYFLDNGEVSFIDFRLMSSNELTSYEYKKIVNLLHKNIYNLY, encoded by the coding sequence ATGGAAATAAAACTAATTGAAAGTATTAACTATTCAAATTATAGCGAAGAAATTATAAAAGACTCTTTTAATATCCGAGAAAATTGGAGTTTAAAAGAGTCTTTAAATAATCAAAAACTCAAAAAAAATCTTTATGAAATTAAAAAAGATGATATTCATATAGGCGTTTGTTTATGCTGGATATTAGAAGAATTTTTATATATAGAATATTTTGCCATAGAGAAAAAATATAGATCTTTAGGATACGGCTCTTATGCATTAAAAGAATTAATGAAAATGTATAGTAATATAATAGTGGAGGTTGTACCTGAAAATACCAATGATTTAGCATATAGAAGAGTAAATTGGTATAGATCTCTAGGTTTTTATTTATATAATGATACATATCCATATCCTTATTTTCTTGACAATGGAGAAGTTTCATTTATAGATTTCAGATTAATGTCATCAAATGAACTTACGAGTTACGAATACAAAAAAATAGTTAATCTTCTACATAAGAATATATACAATTTATATTGA